Proteins from one Ficedula albicollis isolate OC2 chromosome 3, FicAlb1.5, whole genome shotgun sequence genomic window:
- the LOC101806797 gene encoding poly(A) polymerase gamma-like isoform X1 gives MSWCGSGEGWSWAPFVEGPSTSRQQNQPQGHYGLTSPISLAPPSDKDHVHTQKLIEAMKPFGVFEDQEELYHRTTVLGKLNNFVREWISELAESKNLPPSITEQVGGKIFTFGSYRLGVHTKGSDIDALCVAPSHVERSDFFQSFFEKLKNQGEVKNLRAIEDAYVPVIKFEFDGIEIDLVFAKLSLPTVSDDLDLRDDSCLKSLDIRCIRSLNGSRVTDEILRLVPNLENFRLTLRAVKLWAKRRGVYSNIMGFLGGVSWAMLVARICQLYPNALASTLVNKFFLIFSKWDWPKPVLLKRLDESFLNLPVWDPRVNPSDRYHVMPIITPAYPQQNSTYNVSVSTRAVMVEEFQRGLEVTDEILKGKSDWSKLFEPLNFFQKYKYV, from the exons ATGAGCTGGTGCGGCAGCGGCGAAGGGTGGAGCTGGGCTCCCTTCGTGGAAGGTCCCAG TACTTCCAGGCAGCAGAACCAGCCTCAAGGGCACTATGGACTTACCTCTCCAATTAGCTTGGCTCCTCCTAGTGATAAAGACCACGTTCATACTCAGAAGCTGATTGAAGCAATGAAGCCATTTGGGGTGTTTGAGGATCAGGAAGAGCTCTATCACAG GACAACTGTTCTTGGTAAACTGAATAACTTTGTCAGAGAATGGATTTCAGAACTTGCTGAAAGCAAG AATCTTCCCCCTTCAATAACAGAACAAGTTGGTGGCAAGATATTTACATTTGGTTCCTACAGACTAGGAGTGCACACCAAAG GTTCGGACATTGATGCCCTTTGTGTTGCTCCCAGTCATGTGGaaagatcagatttttttcagtcattctttgaaaaactgaagaatCAAGGGGAAGTGAAAAACCTGAGA GCCATTGAGGATGCATATGTACCAGTTATCAAATTTGAGTTTGATGGCATTGAG aTTGATCTGGTGTTTGCAAAGCTGTCTTTGCCAACGGTTTCTGATGATCTCGATCTCAGGGATGACTCGTGCCTCAAAAGCCTGGATATAAGATGCATACGGAGCTTGAATG GCAGCAGGGTTACAGATGAAATACTGCGCCTGGTGCCCAACCTGGAGAACTTCCGGCTCACGCTCCGTGCAGTTAAGCTGTGGGCAAAAC GACGTGGTGTTTACTCCAACATCATGGGATTTCTTGGTGGAGTCTCCTGGGCAATGCTGGTAGCAAGAATATGTCAACTCTACCCGAATGCTTTGGCCTCTACTCTCGTTAACAAGTTCTTCTTGATCTTTTCAAAATG GGATTGGCCAAAGCCAGTGTTGCTGAAACGACTTGATGAGAGCTTTCTTAATTTGCCAGTCTGGGACCCTAGG GTGAACCCATCAGACCGGTACCACGTGATGCCCATCATCACCCCGGCCTATCCACAGCAGAACTCCACATACAACGTGTCTGTGTCAACACGAGCAGTCATGGTAGAGGAGTTCCAACGTG GTCTTGAAGTTACAGATGAGAtcctgaaaggaaaatcagaCTGGTCAAAGCTCTTTGAACCACTGAACTTCTTTCAGAAGTACAAGTATGTATGA
- the LOC101806797 gene encoding poly(A) polymerase gamma-like isoform X2 has product MSWCGSGEGWSWAPFVEGPSTSRQQNQPQGHYGLTSPISLAPPSDKDHVHTQKLIEAMKPFGVFEDQEELYHRTTVLGKLNNFVREWISELAESKNLPPSITEQVGGKIFTFGSYRLGVHTKGSDIDALCVAPSHVERSDFFQSFFEKLKNQGEVKNLRAIEDAYVPVIKFEFDGIEIDLVFAKLSLPTVSDDLDLRDDSCLKSLDIRCIRSLNGSRVTDEILRLVPNLENFRLTLRAVKLWAKRRGVYSNIMGFLGGVSWAMLVARICQLYPNALASTLVNKFFLIFSKW; this is encoded by the exons ATGAGCTGGTGCGGCAGCGGCGAAGGGTGGAGCTGGGCTCCCTTCGTGGAAGGTCCCAG TACTTCCAGGCAGCAGAACCAGCCTCAAGGGCACTATGGACTTACCTCTCCAATTAGCTTGGCTCCTCCTAGTGATAAAGACCACGTTCATACTCAGAAGCTGATTGAAGCAATGAAGCCATTTGGGGTGTTTGAGGATCAGGAAGAGCTCTATCACAG GACAACTGTTCTTGGTAAACTGAATAACTTTGTCAGAGAATGGATTTCAGAACTTGCTGAAAGCAAG AATCTTCCCCCTTCAATAACAGAACAAGTTGGTGGCAAGATATTTACATTTGGTTCCTACAGACTAGGAGTGCACACCAAAG GTTCGGACATTGATGCCCTTTGTGTTGCTCCCAGTCATGTGGaaagatcagatttttttcagtcattctttgaaaaactgaagaatCAAGGGGAAGTGAAAAACCTGAGA GCCATTGAGGATGCATATGTACCAGTTATCAAATTTGAGTTTGATGGCATTGAG aTTGATCTGGTGTTTGCAAAGCTGTCTTTGCCAACGGTTTCTGATGATCTCGATCTCAGGGATGACTCGTGCCTCAAAAGCCTGGATATAAGATGCATACGGAGCTTGAATG GCAGCAGGGTTACAGATGAAATACTGCGCCTGGTGCCCAACCTGGAGAACTTCCGGCTCACGCTCCGTGCAGTTAAGCTGTGGGCAAAAC GACGTGGTGTTTACTCCAACATCATGGGATTTCTTGGTGGAGTCTCCTGGGCAATGCTGGTAGCAAGAATATGTCAACTCTACCCGAATGCTTTGGCCTCTACTCTCGTTAACAAGTTCTTCTTGATCTTTTCAAAATGGtaa